From the Paenibacillus sp. MMS20-IR301 genome, the window AGGTCCAGCTGTATCTGGATCAGGCCGGTCTCGGGCAGAGGGTCAGCCATGTCGTTGTCATGGGGATCGGTGAGCCGTTCGATAACTTCCGGCATCTGCTGAACTTCCTGGTTACGATCAAGGACCACAAGGGGCTGGCCATTGCCGGCAAAGGCATTACAGTCTCGACCAGCGGTCTGGCGGACAAGATCAGAGAATTCGCCGATGCGAATATGCAGGTGAATCTGGCGATCTCTTTACATGCGCCGAATAATGAACTGCGGACACGGATTATGAAGATCAACCGCGCGATTCCTATAGAGAAGCTTATGCCGGCGATTGATTATTATCTGGAGAAGACGAACCGGAGAATTACGCTGGAGTATATCCTGCTGAAGGATATCAATGACCAGGAGGAGCATGCCCTGGAGCTGGCCGAGCTGATCGGCGACCGGCGCCAGCTGGCGAATGTGAATCTGATTCCGTATAACCCGGTGGATGAGCACAGCCAGTACCAGCGGAGCGAACGGGAATCGGTCCGCGCCTTCTTCGATACCCTGAAGAAGCAGGGGGTCAGCGTCAGCACCCGGCTGGAGCACGGGGTAGACATTGATGCGGCCTGCGGGCAATTGCGCAGCAAGCAGATTAAGAAGACCAAAGGCAAGGCAGCGGAGGCCGGCAGCGCAGTAACCGGATAAATGAAGCTGTGTTTGTGATACAATCATTGGTGCAGTGATTTTCAGAAAAGAGGAATGCGAATTGTTGACATTCACCAGCTACACCGTGGAGAACGTAAAAGATCCCTTTGGGATTCTAAGCGGCAAGCGTTATGAGTTTGTCATTCACCTGGATGTGCCGGAAGAGGATGAGCTGTACGTGGAAGGCGGGGTGTCCATCCGGGCCATTATGAAGGCGGAAGCAGAGCAGGCCAGCATGGTCAGCTATGATCTGCTGGAGACGACGACAGGCAAGCTGCTTGATTTTGAGCTGGAAGAGGATGAGGAGGCAGCGCTGCTGGAGTTCTGCCTGACGCATCTGACGGAAGCGAATTAAGCTGCAGATATTGTAAAAGAAGGGGACTGCGGAGTAGCGCAGTCCCCTTCTTTTTGACCAAAAATAAGCATTCACAAGCAGCTCTCCACATAATAATGAATCTGCTTGTTCCACCACGGCCAGTCATGGCCTGCGTCATGGCCCCAGTAGTCAATTCTTGCCGGAATTCCCTTGCGTCCCAGCACATCCTGGAGCAGCCGGGTCTCATGCAGCATCTCATCCTCATACGCACCCTGTCCGACGCAGACAATGATATTGCTGCTACGGTAGCTGTCCAGATAATATTCATCCGTCAGCCCGGGCAGATAGTGCAGCGGCGAATTCAGATAAATGTTGCCGTTCATATAGTCGCCGAAGAAATAGTAGGTGGAGTAGACGCCGCTCAGGGCGATTAAGGTATCGAAATATTGCGGATAACGGAAAAAGAAGCTGGAGCTGTAATAAGCGCCCATGGAGCAGCCGGAGACCAGAATGCGCTGATCGGCCCCTCCGTTGTTCTGCTTGCTCTGATGGAGGATGCCGGGAATCAGCTCATAGGCGATATATTTGTCATACTGCTCATGGCGGTCAATCCGGTTCTCATTGTTCCAGTGGGTGGAGAAGAAGGTCTCCTCATCAATACTGTCGCAGGCCCAGATCTGCAGCTTGCCCGCCTCAATGAAGGACGAGAGCGTACCAATCATACCCGAATCCTCATATTGATAGAAGCGTCCGAGCGATGTGGGGAAGACGAGCATCGGCTTGCCGGCGTGGCCGTATATTTTATACTCCATATCTCTGCCAAGGTTATGGCTGTACTCCTTGTGGTAGCTTATCCTCATCCGTTAACACATCCTATCCCTCTTCTTGGTGAATATAACCGGTGATATCCCGCACCTCTGACAGCTCAGGTGAACGGAACTGGTACGCGCTGTTGCCCATCGCTCTGCTGAAGACCTCTTCGATCTCCGCATAATTCACAATCTTCCCGCCGAAAGCACGGTAAATGTCCTCATGGCTGTGGGTGTAATGCTTATGATTCTTGCGGCTGGCATAGCCGGTATAATATTTGCCTTCATACGGGCCGCCGACCTCGTTATGAACAACCATGCTGGCCCATTCCTTGTAGACATCCACATCATACGAAAAGTTGATCGCATCGGTCATCCAGGCACCCGGCGGGCGCATGTTGACTTCAAGGGCAATGATCCGTCCGTCCTTATGCGATTTGAACAGCTCGATATGGAAGAAGCGCTCGCGGATATCGAAGGCCTTCAGGATGTTCCGTCCGGCAAGCTCAACCTCGGGGCTGATCTCCCGCAGACAGAAGTAGTAGAGATGATTATCCGTGTTGACGACATCCATGACGCTGTTCTCGAACAGATGACTTACCGCAAACCGTACATTCCCGCCCGTATCCACCAGCCCGTCATAGGTCAGGATTACCCCGTCGATGAATTCCTCAATAATGAAGGCAACATCTTCCGGCTTGGTGTCGAAGAAATGCTGCAGCTCTTCCTCATTATTAATCTTATACGTATTGCTGGCCCCGGAGCCGAGGTCGGGCTTGACCACCAGCGGGAAACCTGCGCTCTCTATGAAGCTCTCCACGCTCTCACGGGTGGTTCCGGTGGAGAACTGTACGGTGCTCACACCGCTTTTGTGGAAAAATTCCTTCATCTTCGATTTCTGCTTCAGGTTGTGGACGAAATCCGTCTTGGTGCCATAGATGTTGAAGTCGGTGCGGATAGCAGCATCCTGCTCCAGCCAGTACTCGTTCAGTGACTCGAAGCGGTCGATCTTGCCGTATTTGTAGGTGAAGAAGGCGACGGCCCGCAGAATCTCCCCGTAGCTCTCCAGGTTGCTTACCTTGTAATACTCCGTCAGTGCGCTCTTCAGCTTGTCCTCCAGCTGATCATATTCGGCGTCGCCAATCCCCAGCACGGTCGCCCCCTGCTGCTGCAGATGGGTACAGAAATCAGCGCTGTTTTTAGGGAAATGCGGGGAAAAGAAGATAAAGTTAATGGTGGCCAGCCCCTTTGGCTATAATATAATTCCGAGTTAAATTGTATGATTAATTCAATCTATCAGGTTCAGGAAGTTCCGTCAATCCTTCACCAATTCTTTTTACAATATTGCCTGATTTGGGGTAGAATACAATAAAGCAGGCACAAATAGGAGTTGTAAACATGTCCAACAATGAAGAAGTATTTTTGACGAAAGAAGGATTGGCCAAGCTGGAGGAGGAGCTTAAGGAGCTTAAGGGACCGGGGCGCAAGGAGCTCGCTGCCCGGCTGAAGCTGGCTATCAGCTACGGCGACCTTAAGGAGAACAGTGAATATCACTCCGCTAAGGAAGACCAGTCCTTCATGGAGACCCGCATTATGATTCTGGAGAAGATGCTGATCAAGGCGCAGATTGTTGACTCCAGCAATATGGATCTGAGCACCGTCAGCGTAGGCTGCGTCGTGATTCTGAATGATGTGGAGTACTCTGAAAGAATCGAATATAGAGTGGTAGGCCCGGCGGAGGCCGATGTGCTGAACAACAAAATCTCTTACGAAAGCCCGCTCGGCAAAGAGCTGCTCGGCAAAAAAGTAGGCGATATCATCAACGTCAACGCTCCAATGGGCATTATCAAATATGAGCTGCTTGAAATCAAAATGGAGTAGAGCTTATCCCGGTTCACCTGTATTCAGGAGAGCCGGGATTTTTTTATAGATAAAGGGTATAGGCATTACCCGGAGAAAGATCATAAGTACCATAGGCGTTGGCTATTAAGGATATTGATTCCATGTCTTAGACGCTCCCGGCCCGGAAGGTTATAGTAGGGAGTAACTAATGAACAGAGGAGTCCTGGCTTGTGATTCAAAATGTATTAACGACGCTCGTCGAGGTCATTGTGCCGCTGTCCATTCCGGTCCTTG encodes:
- the rlmN gene encoding 23S rRNA (adenine(2503)-C(2))-methyltransferase RlmN, yielding MNKESIYGLTLEQLTAWLLEHGHKKSRASAVWEWLYRKRVTSFAGMTGVNADCLQLLEEHYVFQTMEEHVKQESADGTVKFLFRLQDGNLIETVLMRQKYGLSVCVTTQVGCNIGCSFCASGLLAKSRDLTSGEIVEQIMKVQLYLDQAGLGQRVSHVVVMGIGEPFDNFRHLLNFLVTIKDHKGLAIAGKGITVSTSGLADKIREFADANMQVNLAISLHAPNNELRTRIMKINRAIPIEKLMPAIDYYLEKTNRRITLEYILLKDINDQEEHALELAELIGDRRQLANVNLIPYNPVDEHSQYQRSERESVRAFFDTLKKQGVSVSTRLEHGVDIDAACGQLRSKQIKKTKGKAAEAGSAVTG
- a CDS encoding alpha/beta hydrolase-fold protein, yielding MRISYHKEYSHNLGRDMEYKIYGHAGKPMLVFPTSLGRFYQYEDSGMIGTLSSFIEAGKLQIWACDSIDEETFFSTHWNNENRIDRHEQYDKYIAYELIPGILHQSKQNNGGADQRILVSGCSMGAYYSSSFFFRYPQYFDTLIALSGVYSTYYFFGDYMNGNIYLNSPLHYLPGLTDEYYLDSYRSSNIIVCVGQGAYEDEMLHETRLLQDVLGRKGIPARIDYWGHDAGHDWPWWNKQIHYYVESCL
- the greA gene encoding transcription elongation factor GreA, producing MSNNEEVFLTKEGLAKLEEELKELKGPGRKELAARLKLAISYGDLKENSEYHSAKEDQSFMETRIMILEKMLIKAQIVDSSNMDLSTVSVGCVVILNDVEYSERIEYRVVGPAEADVLNNKISYESPLGKELLGKKVGDIINVNAPMGIIKYELLEIKME
- a CDS encoding DUF6509 family protein, with the translated sequence MLTFTSYTVENVKDPFGILSGKRYEFVIHLDVPEEDELYVEGGVSIRAIMKAEAEQASMVSYDLLETTTGKLLDFELEEDEEAALLEFCLTHLTEAN
- a CDS encoding ATP-grasp domain-containing protein codes for the protein MLGIGDAEYDQLEDKLKSALTEYYKVSNLESYGEILRAVAFFTYKYGKIDRFESLNEYWLEQDAAIRTDFNIYGTKTDFVHNLKQKSKMKEFFHKSGVSTVQFSTGTTRESVESFIESAGFPLVVKPDLGSGASNTYKINNEEELQHFFDTKPEDVAFIIEEFIDGVILTYDGLVDTGGNVRFAVSHLFENSVMDVVNTDNHLYYFCLREISPEVELAGRNILKAFDIRERFFHIELFKSHKDGRIIALEVNMRPPGAWMTDAINFSYDVDVYKEWASMVVHNEVGGPYEGKYYTGYASRKNHKHYTHSHEDIYRAFGGKIVNYAEIEEVFSRAMGNSAYQFRSPELSEVRDITGYIHQEEG